GTACGCTTGGATGGCCCTTTTAAATGCGTCTTTTGGCGTTTGCTCATCCTTGCTTTCTTTGCCATGTGACGCTCCATCAACATCTGGTCGATGTTCTCATTGGTGTACCATTTTCCACTCTGATGAATGGCGTAGGCACCTTTTCCAAGCGCCATCGCAGCGACTCCATAATCCTGGGAGACCACAATATCGCCTTTGTGGCACAGATTAATCAGGGCATAATCCACCGCATCCGCACCTGCTCCAATGATTTTTACTTCGGCGTATTCCGAACGTAAAATATGATTTGTATCGCAGAGCAGGGTGCAGGGGATTTCATTTTCTTTTGCAATTTTTTCTACAATGCCTACCACCGGGCAGGCATCTGCATCTACATAAATGTGCATGCACCTCTCCTTTTATCTGCGATAGCCGCAGCCTTCACGCCCTGGCATGTCCTCACTTTTTACAAAGCGTGCCTGAAATTCCATGTTGATGTCACGCAATTCCTTTTTCCCATCGATATAATCCTGGTACATTTCTGCAAGACCAGACATACAGCCATCGCAGCTTGCCTCAATATTTCCAAGTGACTCCGCTACAATGCACTCTCTTTCTTCTTTTGTTGTTTCGCTGATCAAATATGACATTTTTACTCCATTCCGTGCCACTTTTTGTGCATCGTGACTTTCATACAAATCTTGTTTGTGAAAAATTTATCACACTATTATCTTACATAATGAACGCGATTTTCCTCGTATCTGTCCTGCTGCGATCTTTCCTCTGCCGGATAGCCACATGGAACAAGTGCAAACGGTGATAATTCTGACGGAATATTTAAGACTTTTCTTACCGCATCCATACGCTCTTCTGACGGTGAAATGCCCATCCACACAGCGCCAAGACCTTGTGCATCTGCCTCTAACAGCAGGTTTTCGACTGCTGCACTCAAATCAATATTGAAATATTCCGGCGCAATTCCTTCGTGGCGAAAACATGGCACAAACACAACCGGCGCTCCTGCTGCACATCCCGCATACGGCGATGCGGCCGCTAACTGCTGAATCACTTCTTTGTTGGTCACCACATAAAACTCCCATGGCTGCTGGTTACAGGCAGATGGTGCCGCCATCGCTGCGCGGAGAAGCTGTTCGATTTTTTCCTGCTCTACCTCTTTTGTCTGGTATTTTCGAATACTGACTCTATGAAAAATGCTGTTCATTGGTTTCCTCCTTTGCGATTGGATTTGTGGTTATTATAACATATTTGGGGGGAATTGATAGGGTCTTGAAAAAGACTCTTTTCTCCATAATCCTTATTTCAAAACCTTCTTCACCTGTTTCTCCGTCGCAACCGGATAAACCTCCCGCATGTGCTCCACAATTTTCTGCCAGGATTCTTCTGGACTTTCGTTATAACAGGACGTCACATAATCGTAACCGTGTATATGCTCCGGTGCTGCATAAACGGCTACATCCCAGCCATATTCTACACCCTTTTTGTTTTTGCGTTTTCGAAAATCACAGTTGCATAGATAAAGCTGCATCATCAGATTTGTGATGGCTCCGTCAAATCCTTTCTCGCCGTCTTTTCCAAAACCGGCAGCTTTCTTTAATTCATTGGAAAGCATCTCTGTATGGGCGTTATCCTCGATGAAATGGTCCATAATCTTTTTTTGTTTGTTCGGCGCTTTTCCATCTTCGTAGAGCGAATCAAAATCATAGCCATCTCTTCTATAATTTGCAAAAACAGGCAGCCATTTTTTCGAAATGAAACCAGCTTTTTTGTCGAAAAATTTGCCGTAAACGATACCGCCGCGTCTTGTGATGATGGCGCGCCACATCCACGGATCTTTTGCCGGGTCATTGCACCACCAATATTCCGGCACTGTCCGTTCCTCCAGTGAAAATCCTGGAATCTGGTTTTTAAAAAGTGGTAAAAAACCTACCTGATTGATATATTCAATTGCTTCGTCCACGCTGTGAATGCATTCCGGGTCGTCCCAATCCACGCCATACATCACCCACGTTCCAGCTTCATTTCCCATATATTGTCTCCTTTAAAAATTTTACCTTTTGTTTCCCAGGAAACATTGCCCCGATTTGCAATATACAAACCTTCCTTCTACTTCTTCCACCCAAATCCTATTACAGCAAGAAAAAATCCTGCACAACAATTTCCTATTACACAAGAAAGGCGCCCCACCACTTCTGATGGAACGCCTTTTCATCCTTAATTAGAAGTCTACTTCTGTATCATAATAACAGCATTTCAGCAATTTTTCCATCTCTTCCTGACTAGGCTGTCTTGGGTTTGAACCTGTACAGGCATCGAGGATTGCGTTTGCTGCAATTTCCGGTAATCTCTCTAAGAATACTTCCTCTGGAACGAAGCCTTGCTCTGTTGGATAGCTGTCCTGACCGTAATTCTTGATGCAGTGAGGAATCTTTAAATCATCATTCATCTTACGCAGGTACGCAATCAGAAGTTCTACCTTCTCATCTAGGCTGTTTCCGCCAAGTCCCATGAAGTCTGCAATCTCGCCGTAACGTTTCTTTGCGGTCTCATCTTTGGCATTGAAAGCGATAACCTTTGGAAGATACATTGCGTTTGCTGCACCGTGAATAATGTGTGCACCGTAGTCTGCAAACGCTGCACCGGTCTTATGTGCCATGGAATGCACAATACCAAGAAGTGCATTGGAAAATGCCATTCCTGCAAGACACTGTGCGTTGTGCATGGAATCTCTTTTTGCCATATCTCCGTTATAGGAATCTACCAAATCTCTCTGAATCATCTTGATTGCATGCAGCGCAAGTGGATCTGTGAAATCACAATTTGCAGTGGAAACATACGCCTCAATTGCGTGTGTCATGGCATCCATACCGGTATGAGCAACCAGTTTCTGTGGCATGGTCTCTGCAAGGTCTGGATCTACGATTGCAACATCTGGTGTAATTTCAAAATCTGCGATTGGGTATTTGATACCTTTTTCATAATCGGTAATAATCGAAAATGCGGTTACTTCTGTTGCAGTTCCAGATGTGGAAGAAATCGCACAGAAATGAGCTTTCTGGCGAAGTGGTGGAATCCCAAATACTTTACACATATCTTCAAATGTGATATCTGGATATTCGTATTTAATCCACATTGCCTTTGCTGCATCGATTGGAGAACCTCCGCCCATTGCAACAATCCAGTCCGGTTCAAATGCCTGCATCGCAGCCGCACCTTTCATAACAGTCTCAACAGAAGGGTCTGGTTCGATACCCTCGAATAACTGCACTTCCATGCCGGCTTCTTTCAGATACTGCTCTGCCTTGTCCAAAAATCCAAAACGTTTCATGGAGCCACCGCCCACACAAATCATTGCTTTCTTGCCCTTAAATGTCTTAAGTGCTTCCAGGGCACCTTTTCCGTGATATAAGTCTCTTGGTAATGTAAATCTTGCCATTGTAAAAACCCTCCTATAAATAAGATGTATGTTTTCTGAATTGTTAGATTTTTAACAAATTCATTGGTTATATTATACCATATATTTTATTTTATAGAAGGGTTTTTATGCGATTTTAATATAATTTAAGAATTATTTTTCACTTATTTCATTTGGATTGTCATGACATCCTGCACATCCTGTAAGGACTTTGCAATGTAAATCTGGTATTCACCAGGTTCAACTACAAATGCTTTTTCTTTTACGTCGTAGTAGGTAAAAGCCCGGCGTGTCAGCGGAATCTGCACCACTTTGCTCTCGCCTGGGGCAAGCTCTACCTTATCAAAACCGCGCAGCTCTTTTACCGCTCTGTCAACCTTGGATTCTCTCATACCAACGTAAACCTCAACGACTTCTTTTCCAATCCGCTCTCCGGTATTTGTGACGGTCACTTCTACCATGGCAGCCACTTCATCAAGCACTTCTTCCATATCCGCTGATTCGGCTGCGGCAAGCTGGTAAACCTTCGCATCGGAATACGCAAAGGTTGTGTAGCTTAATCCATGACCAAAACAGAATTGAACCGGAACCTGATATTTTTCGTAATAACGGTATCCAACGTAAATGCCATCTTTGTAGGTCATCGTTGTATGCGCATCCATGTGTTTCTTTTCTTCTTCTGTAAGCGGTCTTCCTGGATATTCTCCAAGTGCGACTGCGCCACAGTCTTCCATACAATATGGCATAGACTCTGGAAGCTTTCCAGATGGATTGACGCGTCCAAACAAAACGTCTGCCAAAACATTTCCGGCTTCCATACCGCAGTACCACTGCCATACAATGGCTTTTGCCTTATCCTTCCATTTTCCCATGGAAACGGCATTTCCTGCCATCACTACGATAACGGTATTCGGATTGACTGCAAGCACTTCCTCAATTAATTTGTCCTGATCGTATGGGAGTTCCATACTTTCACGGTCAAATCCTTCCACATCATAGTCATGATTTAAACCAACCACAAGAATGACATCTTTGGCGTCTTTTGCCAGCGCAACCGCTTCCTCACGAAGCTCGGTTCTCTTTTGCAAAACCTCCTCGCTGACTTTTTTTCTCTCAGCAAGAACGGCATCCTGATCCAGATTTTCATCCGTACTCTTTTCCTGCCAGCTTTCTTCGCTTTCTTCCTTCGGTGATACATAATAACCTCTTGCGTAGGTTACTTTAGTATTGCCGCCAAGCTGACTCTTTAATCCCATGAGAGGAGAGATTTCATAGAGTGCCTTGATTTCAGCGCTTCCACCGCCTAGTGCATGTAAACGCTCTGCATTGTCACCAATTACTAGAAGTTCCTTCATCCACTCTGCCTGGAATGGAAGTCTGTGTTCTTCGTTTTTCAAAAGAACAAACGACTCCTCTGCTGCCTTGCGCACAGTCTCGCGATGCTCTGGGGTATTGTAGCATCCGGATTTACGCGTGATATTTTCTGCCGCATCTAACATCTTTAAGCGGAACATCAGAAGAAGAAGGTGACGTACTTTTTCGTCGATATCCTTCTCTTTTGCTCTGCCTTCTTTTACGGCTTCTATCAATGGGTCTGCCAAGATATATTCATCAAAATTATAGGTGACTGACATTTCTAAATCGAGCGGACTCTTTGCGGCAGCTTCCGTGTGGTGAACAGCGCCCCAGTCGGATACAACCATGCCGTCATATCCCCACTCTTTACGCAAAATGTCACCGAGCAGCTCCTCATTTTCACAGCAATGCACGCCACGGAATAAATTGTAGGCTCCCATCAGAGAATAACTGTGACCTTTTCTCACTGCTGCCTCAAATCCCGGCAGGTAGATTTCACGCAATGCACGCTCGTCAATCTCTACATTGACCCACAAACGCTCTGTTTCCTGGTTATTCAATGCAAAATGCTTCACGCATGCTGCAACATCACTTTCCTGTATTCCCTGAATCAGTGGAACTACCAGTTCTGAAATCAGATAAGGGTCCTCGCTCATATACTCAAAATTTCTTCCGTTTGCAGGAATTCTTTTGATATTGATTCCAGGTCCTAAAATAATATCTTTTCCACGTCCACGGGCTTCCTCTCCCATGACACGTCCTGCCTCGTATGCAATCTTGCGGTTCCATGTCGATGCAATTGCGCTGTTGCTTGGGCAGTATGTTACATAGTCATCGGAATTCCCCACCGGAACCCAGTTCGCTTTCGGGAATTCCTGACGAACCCCCATGGGTCCGTCAGACATATGTACGGCAGGTATTCCAAGACGTTTTACCTCGCCGGAATAAAACAATGCATCTCCATGAATCATGGCAACTTTTTCTTCTAGTGTAAGCTTTCCTATCAGCTCTTCGATTTTTTGATTCATTTCCTGTATCTGCATGATCGTCTCCATTTCCATACTTTTGCAGTATCTTTGATTTTCCTAGCACTCCACTGTGATGATGTTCTTGCATTCGGATAAGAAGGTACTGTTTCCCTCTTTGCTTAATACTGCTCCGTCTGCGCTCTTTGCGTCACAGTTTACAAGTTCGATGCGATATGGTTTCTTTGCATCTGTTTTAACTACAATTGTATTTCCATTCTTGGTAGCTTCTGCGGTAAAATCAAGTTCTCCAGCCATATTGTAAACTTCTGTCTTTGCGGTCTTTCCATCTTCCAGTGCAAATACACGAAGTAAGACATTGTCAGCATAATCATATTCTGGATTGTCGTCACATGCACCAACTGCAACGATAGAGTTTGGACGTACCATCAATGGGATGTCGCAGTAACCGTATGTTCTAGAATACCAGTTACCAGACTCTTCCTCTTCTCCGGTAAAGAAGTTCGTCCAGATTTCTCTCTTTCCATTCTCAGAAACAGGAAGATAATATTCACCAATGCTGTTTTCATTAAAAATTGGTGCAACCAGTAAGTTATCACCGAGCATGTACTGACGGTCTAAGTACTGGCACATGCGGTCCCCTGTGTATTCGAGTACCATACTTCTCATGGATGGAACACCATGTGTATGAGCCTGAACGGCGGTCTTATAAATGTATGGCATCAATTTTGCTTTTAATCTGGTAAAGAATCTTACAACATCCACTGCTTCTTCATCATAAGCCCATGGCACACGGTAAGAAGTACTTCCGTGTAGTCTGCTGTGGGAAGAAAGAAGTCCGAATGCGCACCATCTCTTATAAACATCTGGTGTAGAAGTGCTTTCGAATCCTCCGATATCATGGCTCCAGAATCCAAAACCTGACATCTGAAGGGAAAGTCCACCACGTAAGCTCTCTTCCATGGATTCATAGTCTGACCAGCAGTCGCCACCCCAGTGTACCGGGAATTTCTGTCCGCCAACGGTTGCGGAACGTGCAAATAATACAGCCTGTCCTTTTCCTTTTTTGCGCTCTAACAGCTCAAATACGGTCTTGTTATATAAGTAGGTATAGTAATTGTGCATTTTCTCCGGATCCATTCCATTGTAATAAACACAATCCGTAGGAATTCTCTCACCAAAGTCTGTCTTAAAACAGTCTACACCCATGTCGAGCAGGACTTCCAATTTATCCTGGAACCATTTGCATGCGGCAGGGTTTGTAAAATCTACGATTGCCATACCTGGCTGCCACATATCCCACTGCCATACGGAGCCATCCGGTCTCTTTAGGAGATAACCGTGTTCCATACCTTCCTGGAACAGTGGAGATTCCTGTCCAATGTAGGAGTTGATCCAGACACAGATTTTTAAGCCTTTTGCTTTGATACGTTTTAACATACCTTCTGGATCTGGGAATACTCTGGAATCCCAGGTAAAATCTGACCAGTGGAAATCTTTCATCCAGAAACAGTCAAAGTGGAATACCTTCATTGGAATTCCACGGTCTAACATACCATCGATAAAGCTCATGACGGTCTCTTCATCGTAATTGGTGGTAAAGGATGTGGATAACCATAAACCAAAGGTCCAAGGTGCCGGAAGTGCAGGTTTTCCTGTCAAATCAGTATAACGGCTTAATACATCCTTCATCTTTGGTCCATTGATGAAAAAATAATCTAAGCATTCCCCTTTTACAGAGAACTCTGCCTTTGTCACTGCCTCTGTTGCAAGTTCCATCGACACACGGCCACTGTGGTTGACAAAGATACCATATCCTTTATTGGAAATGTAGAATGGAATATTTTTGTAGGACTGTTCTGTGGAAGTACCACCATCCTCATTCCAGATATCAATCGACTGACCATTCTTTACAAATGGTCCAAAATGTTCCCCTGCGCCGTACAGTAACTCGCCAACGCCGATGGAAAGCTGCTGACGCATGTATGCATCGTCATCGTAGCTGGATACATAAGCATCCCCTCTCCAGTTCGTCTTCATGTATGCGAGGTCACGTCCACTGCTGGAGCACATTTTTTCTTCTCCATTGTAGTAGGTCATCGACCAGTTTTCTTTTGTGATAACAAGTTTTGCATTTCCACTGTGGATGACGATTTCAGAATCGCTGTCTTCCACATCTACTTTTGCATTTTCATCAATATTCAGCTCAAACTTCGGGCTCTTATCTAACACTCCAAGATAATGGGATGTCTTGACACGGATTACCTCCGGCATCGGTGTTGTAATCTCAATGGTTAAATTCGCACCGCCTAAGGTATCGCCTCTGTGTGAGATTTTATGTGTTGGCGCACATAACGTTACCTTGGAATCCTCAATCTTTGTGAAATAAACTTCCGCTGGCGGGAAGCATGCCATTCCTTCTTTTTGTAACCAGCAACCATTACTAAATTTCATAAATACCTCCTTGTCTGTCGCTCATAGACATACACTATATTGTTGCAAACACATTACTTTCATTTTCCCACAGTATACCGAACTTCCTACTCGAATTATACCGCAAGAATTCCACTTATGATACCCAGCATTTTTGACAATCCATCTCAAATTTTTATGGTAAAAAAGCTAAAAAAAAATGCGTATTTGTTTTAAGTGAAATATGATATACTTTTTAAATAAAGAAGAAACAAATCAAAGATATGGGGTTTTACATATATGTTTCAAAAAATAAAAAATACATTGGCAATTCCAAGAATCAAACAACAGATCAATCTTATTTTTCTGTTATCTTCCATTATCCCAATTTGCGTATTTGGCCTGTTTGCCATTTTAAGTGCGCGCAAGCAAATGCTAGAACAATACGAATCGCAGCTAGAAACCGATGCGCTTCGTGTCAACTCTACCCTTTTTGACCTTACCACGACAATCCGCATCAGCACCGCGAACATTTTGGACAACGAAAATTATTGGACACTGTTTAACGAGGACTATACAGAGGACTCTGTCGCATCCTATCAGAGCCTTGTCAATTATCTTCATACATTCCGTAACAACACGGCCGCTATCTCCTCTATCTGTATGTACACGGATAATCCTAGTATTCCTGATAACGACTACACCAAAGTCATGACATCTGGATTTGATTCTGAACCGTGGTATCAATACCTGGAATCGGCGTCCTACAATACCTGGATTTGCGCACCTTACGAGGACCGCTTCGGGAACACCAGCTATGAGCTGACACTTGTGGAAAAAATCGTTTTAAAAAACAGCCCTTACAACGCCTATCTTGTCACCAGATTAGACAGTAACTATATCCGGAACCGCCTTTTGACCGGCGAAAACCTGATTATGGCATCTGTGGATGAGAGTAAGATTTTCTTTTCCTCGGACCGCTCCTGGATTTGGAGGGAAATGCCTTGCTCCTCTGATTTCCAGAATCGCAATTACAAATATACCGGCCCCGTGACGATTGACGATGCGTCGCTTTTAACCTCCATTGTGACGTTTCATCCGTACCAGACGGACAACCGGTTTTACATTTTGGTGAGCGATAAAAGTGCTTACAAGGATATTAACCAGATTACCATCATCTATCTTGTAATTTTACTGTTTGCGACACTCGTTCCGACACTGTTAATTCTCTTCTTTTCTTCTTACTTCAGCGGAAGAATTGAGGTTTTAAAACACGCAATGCACCAGGCGAGCCTTGGCGACTACAATATTATTGATCAGTTCCGTGGGGATGATGAACTGACCGATACTTTCCGGGATCTGAAAACAACCGTTCGTCAGATTCATGAAAAAGAATCCCGCTTCTACGAATCGCAGTTGAACGAACAACAGCTGATTAATACGCAGCAGCAGATGGAATTTAAAATGCTTGCAAGCCAGATTAATCCGCATTTTCTGTATAATACCTTAGAAACCATCCGTATGCAGGCGATTGCAAGCAATAGCCGTGATGTTGCCGACTCCATCAACCTGCTCGGGAAAACCATGCACTATGTTCTGGAAAATACCGGAACGGATTCCACTACGATTGCCAAAGAACTGGCTCATGTAACCACCTATTTAAAAATTCAAAAACTTCGCTTTGGCGACCGCGTCAACTATGAGATTCATGTGCCGCCTTACCTGAATCTGGAGCAGTTTCGCATTCTTCCACTGTTGCTTCAGCCGATTGTGGAAAATGCGATTATCCATGGGTTAGAGGGTGTCACACAAAATGGCATGGTGAACATCGACTTTATCTTAGAGGAGCCAAACCTTTATATTACGATTCATGACAACGGAGAGGGCATGGATTCCAAAGCCGTTCACGCACTGCGGGAACATATCAATGAAAAAGACAATACTTCCTCGGTATCGATTGGTCTAAGGAACATTGACCATCGTCTGCGCTTACTGTATGGTGAGGAATATGGGTTGTCAATTGAAAGTGAACTTCACAACGGAACAACCCTTACTTTGACACTGCCGCTTAGTCAGCTGATTGACGCAGAAGCACTTTCTGATATACTAATGTTACGGGAAGAATATTTAGATTCTGATATGGAAATTGACGAATAACATGATTGTTTAAAAGGGGATTTTACAAATGGAACACACGATGATTAACGTACTTCTTGTGGATGATGAAGCTATCGTCCGCGAAGGTATCAAACATTTAATTGACTGGAATAACTTAGGATTTTGTATCTGTGGAGAAGCCTCAAATGGGGAAGAAGCTCTAGAAAAAATACGAAAATATCAGCCAGGCCTTGTACTTTTAGACATCCGTATGCCAAAACTGTACGGAACCGATTTGATTGCAAAAGTAAGAGACGAGGAATTTACCGGTGATTTTATTATCCTGAGCGGATATTCTGATTTTCAATATGCACAGACTGCGTTGCATTACGGTGCTGCCTTTTATCTGACGAAACCAATCGATGAAAAAGAACTTATCGATGCTGTGTTATCTGTCAAAAAAAGAATTGAAAAACGCATGAATCAGACCTTTTCCATGAATCAATATCTAAGAAAAGCAAAGCTTACCGTCTTTCAGGACTTGCTTCTTGGAAAAGAATTCAGCGATTCCATCAATTATATGGAGCTTGGTCTTACTGCGCCCATTTATCAGGTTGTGATGTATGAAGGGTACACGCCTTTTTATCAGTCCTATAATTTTGCGGACATTTTGCGTGTAACCAACCAGGGCAACGACTCTTTTGAGCATGTTATCATCGAAAATTCCAACGTCATTCTTTTAAAAGGGAATTTTGCTCTCGACCGCTTCAATTCCTGTTTGAAATATTATTCCAACGGAACCGAAAAGAATTCCCCACTCGATACCATTTTTCTTACCTATGGTCCATCGGTATCCACGCTGTCGCAGATTCATTCCTCTTACGAGACCTGCAGACAGTTGATGAGCAGACGTTTCTTTTGTTCCGAGAACCAACATGTGTTATCCTATGAGATGCTGCCATCTACCTCGAGTCAGACGATTTCCTTAACGCCAGAGACTGCCAACGATTATAGTGAGCGGCTGATGAACTTCATCCAATCTTTCAACCGGAAAATGATTTCCCAGGAGCTTGAAAATCTACGGGATGAACTTTTCCATTGTCAGGACAATGTCATGAGCATGAAACACTTTCTTGCTGATATTTTCCTTCAGATTAAGCAGATGACACTGCATCTTTTTCCAAATGCAGACATTCCGTTCGCACATAATTCTGCAATTATTGAATTAATTGAAAACAAATATTATTTATATGAAATTCTTACGTATTTCTCCGAACAGTTTGATGTGATTATCCGCGCCATTGGAAATAATTCTACGGAAAGTATTTTTGATGATATTTTATTCTATATCAAACATAATTATCAGAAATCCTTAAAGCTTGAAACACTGGCTCCGCTTTTTGGCTACAACAGTTCTTACCTTGGAAAGCTGTTCTCCCAGAAAACAGGCCTGTCTTTCAACAGTTATCTTGACGAGCTTCGGATTGCAGAAGCAGCCAACCTGCTTGTGAACACCTCCATGAAGGTGTACGAGATTTCCGCACAGGTTGGCTACAAAAATGTGGACTATTTCCACCAGAAATTTAAGAAACAGAAAAATGTAAGTCCTGCAGAATACCGGAAAATGTATTCCTAATTCTCTACCTGTAAAATTGCGACGTCTTTTTTTGCAAGTGTCAATTCCTCATTGTGGTAACTTTTTCCGGTCAAAATATCTTTGTAGTTACCTGAAAGCTGCACTGTTTTCTCTTCCTCTGCATGATTTAATACAAAAAGATATTTTCCTTTTTCATTTTCACGGCTTGTCACTTCTACCAGTTCCGGTGTCTTTAATACCGGCTTAACACCTGCATTTTCGCAGATTTCGGTCAATAGCTTCTGATAGAACGCTTCATTGGATGCCGTTCCAATGTAGTATGCTTTTCCTTTTCCATAGGAATTTACGGTAAATACTGGCGAGCCGGCATAAAAATCTTTCTCATAAGCAGAAAGTGCCTCTGCCCCTTCCGTATGAATGATGTCGCACAAAAGTTTTGCCGGATAGTTCTCTCCTTCGTAGGTGAAAGCATTCTCCTCTCCGTTTGGAAGTGCATCGATTTCTTCCACCCAGATTCCCATAATATCACGGAGTTTGCCTGGATAACCGCCGAGTGTGACAAGATCATTTTCCTGCACAATTCCACTGAAAAAAGTTGTCACAAATGTTCCACCATTTTGGGTGAAGCTGCGGATTTTCTCATCATAATCGCCTTTTACCATATAAAGAACCGGTGCAATCACAACGGAATAAGGCTCCAGCTCGTCTTCCGCTCCAATAATGTCTACATCATAATTCCTCTTACGGAGTGCCTCATAATATCTGCCAAA
This genomic window from Roseburia sp. 831b contains:
- a CDS encoding beta-glucosidase produces the protein MQIQEMNQKIEELIGKLTLEEKVAMIHGDALFYSGEVKRLGIPAVHMSDGPMGVRQEFPKANWVPVGNSDDYVTYCPSNSAIASTWNRKIAYEAGRVMGEEARGRGKDIILGPGINIKRIPANGRNFEYMSEDPYLISELVVPLIQGIQESDVAACVKHFALNNQETERLWVNVEIDERALREIYLPGFEAAVRKGHSYSLMGAYNLFRGVHCCENEELLGDILRKEWGYDGMVVSDWGAVHHTEAAAKSPLDLEMSVTYNFDEYILADPLIEAVKEGRAKEKDIDEKVRHLLLLMFRLKMLDAAENITRKSGCYNTPEHRETVRKAAEESFVLLKNEEHRLPFQAEWMKELLVIGDNAERLHALGGGSAEIKALYEISPLMGLKSQLGGNTKVTYARGYYVSPKEESEESWQEKSTDENLDQDAVLAERKKVSEEVLQKRTELREEAVALAKDAKDVILVVGLNHDYDVEGFDRESMELPYDQDKLIEEVLAVNPNTVIVVMAGNAVSMGKWKDKAKAIVWQWYCGMEAGNVLADVLFGRVNPSGKLPESMPYCMEDCGAVALGEYPGRPLTEEEKKHMDAHTTMTYKDGIYVGYRYYEKYQVPVQFCFGHGLSYTTFAYSDAKVYQLAAAESADMEEVLDEVAAMVEVTVTNTGERIGKEVVEVYVGMRESKVDRAVKELRGFDKVELAPGESKVVQIPLTRRAFTYYDVKEKAFVVEPGEYQIYIAKSLQDVQDVMTIQMK
- the yicI gene encoding alpha-xylosidase: MKFSNGCWLQKEGMACFPPAEVYFTKIEDSKVTLCAPTHKISHRGDTLGGANLTIEITTPMPEVIRVKTSHYLGVLDKSPKFELNIDENAKVDVEDSDSEIVIHSGNAKLVITKENWSMTYYNGEEKMCSSSGRDLAYMKTNWRGDAYVSSYDDDAYMRQQLSIGVGELLYGAGEHFGPFVKNGQSIDIWNEDGGTSTEQSYKNIPFYISNKGYGIFVNHSGRVSMELATEAVTKAEFSVKGECLDYFFINGPKMKDVLSRYTDLTGKPALPAPWTFGLWLSTSFTTNYDEETVMSFIDGMLDRGIPMKVFHFDCFWMKDFHWSDFTWDSRVFPDPEGMLKRIKAKGLKICVWINSYIGQESPLFQEGMEHGYLLKRPDGSVWQWDMWQPGMAIVDFTNPAACKWFQDKLEVLLDMGVDCFKTDFGERIPTDCVYYNGMDPEKMHNYYTYLYNKTVFELLERKKGKGQAVLFARSATVGGQKFPVHWGGDCWSDYESMEESLRGGLSLQMSGFGFWSHDIGGFESTSTPDVYKRWCAFGLLSSHSRLHGSTSYRVPWAYDEEAVDVVRFFTRLKAKLMPYIYKTAVQAHTHGVPSMRSMVLEYTGDRMCQYLDRQYMLGDNLLVAPIFNENSIGEYYLPVSENGKREIWTNFFTGEEEESGNWYSRTYGYCDIPLMVRPNSIVAVGACDDNPEYDYADNVLLRVFALEDGKTAKTEVYNMAGELDFTAEATKNGNTIVVKTDAKKPYRIELVNCDAKSADGAVLSKEGNSTFLSECKNIITVEC
- a CDS encoding iron-containing alcohol dehydrogenase, whose protein sequence is MARFTLPRDLYHGKGALEALKTFKGKKAMICVGGGSMKRFGFLDKAEQYLKEAGMEVQLFEGIEPDPSVETVMKGAAAMQAFEPDWIVAMGGGSPIDAAKAMWIKYEYPDITFEDMCKVFGIPPLRQKAHFCAISSTSGTATEVTAFSIITDYEKGIKYPIADFEITPDVAIVDPDLAETMPQKLVAHTGMDAMTHAIEAYVSTANCDFTDPLALHAIKMIQRDLVDSYNGDMAKRDSMHNAQCLAGMAFSNALLGIVHSMAHKTGAAFADYGAHIIHGAANAMYLPKVIAFNAKDETAKKRYGEIADFMGLGGNSLDEKVELLIAYLRKMNDDLKIPHCIKNYGQDSYPTEQGFVPEEVFLERLPEIAANAILDACTGSNPRQPSQEEMEKLLKCCYYDTEVDF
- a CDS encoding AlkZ-related protein, with protein sequence MGNEAGTWVMYGVDWDDPECIHSVDEAIEYINQVGFLPLFKNQIPGFSLEERTVPEYWWCNDPAKDPWMWRAIITRRGGIVYGKFFDKKAGFISKKWLPVFANYRRDGYDFDSLYEDGKAPNKQKKIMDHFIEDNAHTEMLSNELKKAAGFGKDGEKGFDGAITNLMMQLYLCNCDFRKRKNKKGVEYGWDVAVYAAPEHIHGYDYVTSCYNESPEESWQKIVEHMREVYPVATEKQVKKVLK
- a CDS encoding purine biosynthesis protein PurH; this encodes MSYLISETTKEERECIVAESLGNIEASCDGCMSGLAEMYQDYIDGKKELRDINMEFQARFVKSEDMPGREGCGYRR
- a CDS encoding nitroreductase family protein — translated: MNSIFHRVSIRKYQTKEVEQEKIEQLLRAAMAAPSACNQQPWEFYVVTNKEVIQQLAAASPYAGCAAGAPVVFVPCFRHEGIAPEYFNIDLSAAVENLLLEADAQGLGAVWMGISPSEERMDAVRKVLNIPSELSPFALVPCGYPAEERSQQDRYEENRVHYVR
- a CDS encoding YaiI/YqxD family protein, with protein sequence MHIYVDADACPVVGIVEKIAKENEIPCTLLCDTNHILRSEYAEVKIIGAGADAVDYALINLCHKGDIVVSQDYGVAAMALGKGAYAIHQSGKWYTNENIDQMLMERHMAKKARMSKRQKTHLKGPSKRTEEDDKRFADSFRRLVEKAKQESSVCG